Below is a genomic region from Rosa chinensis cultivar Old Blush chromosome 5, RchiOBHm-V2, whole genome shotgun sequence.
AACAAGGATGAGAACAGCAACAGAAATGGTGAAAGAGAAGATGGTTCGGGTTCGGTTATGAGCCCGAGGCATGCTAGGGTTCTTGATCGATGGGCTTTCGCAAGACAAATAGTGACGAAACCAATTGAGAGGCAGAGGACAGAAGAGGCAGAGGTGGTTTCTGTGCCGAACTCGGCGCCTTCTTCCACAAGGACGTCGACTTCTGCAAAGGAAGAGACTTTGGCAAGAACAGATAGCTTGGCTGATCTCACCAAAAAAGGCGTGGGGGCTTCGTCTCTGGTTCAAATTTGGGAGAAGAGGCTCCACAAATCAGAATCcctcaaaaccaattccaatggAAATGTAATATCCGAGACAAGTAGGTCAGATTCTGGAGTTAGCTGCCctgagaatgagaatgagaatgagaatgagaatgtAATAGCTCCCAATGCTTCACCGTCCAGAGTTTCTGAAGCAGAAAAGGCGGAGTCCCCTGGTGAGAAAGCAGGGGATACTATTTTCTCTATTGAAAAAACAGGGGACTCTGTTTTGGATATGGAAAAAGCAAGGGAGTCTATTGATGAAAGCTATGATGCTGGCGCTGTTACCGACATTGAAGATTCTGATAGGATTGCTGTGAATAGCCGGAATTTAGATtctaaagaaaaagagaaagttcGAGTTGTGGATATTATTAGAAGACTGACTGCACAGGGTCCATCGTCCTCTTTGAGTGAGGAAAATGCTAATGATAATGATCAGCAGTTTAGTAGCGCTCACGGATCGCCATGTAGGGATATCCCCCGTGAGCTGTTACGTGATCGGTGTTCCGGGGTTGATCAAGCAGAGCACAGAGGCCTCTCTCATGTTATAAGCTCACCGCGCATCAGAGGGAGGCAGGCATTTGCCGATTTGCTTATGCAGATGGAGCGTGACAGGCATAGGGAACTTGACGCACTGGTAAACCGCAAAACAGTTTCCAAGTTCCCACAGCGAGGCCGAACTCGAATTCAGGTGCATTTCTCTTTCAATATAGCACAAATTTTCCATAGAAATGTAAATTATTGATTTGCCTTGCAATTTGAATCCTAAGCATGGACTTATATACTGTCTTATGTTTATATGCAGTCATTACTTAGGCTTCGATTGCTTCAACGTGGTGTGGCATTTGCAGGTACAGATGTGCCACCACTTCCGCCAAAAGCATCTCGTATGAACAAACCGGCGCAAGGATCTAGCATCATGCATCTCAGGTATAATTTTATTCTACTTGCATCAGATATTAGTTTAAATATTAAGATGGGATATATTAGTTAATATTTCATTATATCAATCTGGTTCTAATACTAGGCTTCTCCTTCCACTTTAGCTTTGCTCATGTTAGTAAAGAATACTGAATACCTTTCAAGTTTAGGTTAAGTAGAGGTCTTAAATGCTACTTTCGATCAAGACAGAATTGAAATGAACATAAAATTATTTGGTGGCTTTTTAAAACTAAATAAGTAGTGTTTAATATGACGTTGAATTTTGGTTTCAATGATCCTAGTTGGATTGAGTTATAGttcaaagaaaaagagggaATAAAGGACCACTTGTGCTGTAGTTTCAATGGGGTTAATACACATTACTCGGAAATGAATCGAGTCTGATTTTAGAAATGTTTGATTTGGAAAAAGAGCTTGAAGAAACTTACAAAAGTGGTCAGAATTCATGAGGTATAGTGGTGGAATGAAGCTTCATGTTTAAGCTTCAGAAAGTTAAAGTTTTTCAGTTGTCATCACTTTACTGTTGCATCAGATAATTAAAACTCATAAAAGACTAATCAGATCTGGGTGTAAGATTCTTCTTCAATATTGACTGTAATGTGTAATATTGGTAAAAGTAAATCTTGGCAAGTCTTTGTTGAACTGGGCTGTAAAGTTCGTTACTTGATACTTTCGTTAACATTGACTATTTACTCGAATTCAGGGAGAAATTTCGTACTAGTGCTGAGCAGGGTTCAGCAGTGCAGGGTGATGCACCTAATCCAAATAGCCCTCATAAGGAGATCATAAAGAACCAAAGTGTCAATGTAGACAAGTCCTCCACGTCCAATAAGCCCAGTGAAAACACTCCTAATCGAGAAGTTAATGTTATGGAGCAGCAGAAAACATTCCCAGTACTGCGTGCTAGTGAAGATGTTTGTGAAGAAGCGACCCCCAGTTTACACAAATCCTCCACCTCTAATAAGCCTAGTGAAAGCACTCCTAATCGAGAAGTTAATGTTATGGAGCAGCAGAAAGCATCCCCAGTACTGCGTGCTAGTGAAGATGTTTGTGAAGAAGCGACCCAGAGTTTACAGAAATCCTCCACCTCCAAAAAGCCTAGTGAAAGCACTCCTAATCGAGAAGTTAATGTTATGGAGCACCAGAAAACATCCCCAGTACTGCGTGCTAGTGAAGAAGCTATCCCCAGTTTACACAAATCCTCCACCTCCAATAAGCCTAGTGAAAGCCTTCCTAATCGAGAAGTTAATGTTATGGAGCAGCAGAAAACATCCCCAGTACTGCGTGCTAGTGAGGATGTTTGTGAAGAAGTGACCCCCAGTTTAGAAGTTTGCTTCCAAGAAACTAGTTCAGTTTCTCAAAGCACCTTGCCAAATGTTAGTGAAGATCTTGGTGAAGTAGCCAGCCCAAGTCCGAAGGTCACCTGGCAAGACACAAGTTCAGTAGCTAGAAACCTTGGTTCGCAAGAAACTGCTGATCCAACCACACCCATAAATGGTTCAAATGAGAATGAGATATGGAAAGGAAAAGGTTCAGTGGATAGAAACCTTGATTCACAAGAAACTGTAGATTCAACAACATCCTTGAATGGTCGCTATGGGGATGATGAAATATGGAAACCCACAAGTTCAGAGGCTAGATACCTTGATTCACAACAAAGTGCAGATACAAGGAAACCCTTGAGTGGTGGGGATGGGACTGGGAATGAAATATGGAAAGGAACAAATTCAGAGGCTAGAAACCTTGACATACATGAAGCTGCAGATACAACCTCATCCTTGAACGGTTGGAATGAAAATGCGATATGGCATGGAACAAGTTTAGAGGCTAGAAACTTTGACTCACAAGTAGATACAACAACTTCCTTGGTCGACTGGGATGAGAATGATGATGATTACCAGTATTACGGAGAAACAAATTATGACTGGATCAGTGAGATTTCTCGCCCACGGAGCTATTGGGAAGACATTAGGAAATCATGGTACCAAGAGGTGCTTAACTCCAATTCAGAAAAAGGCGAGATACACCAACTCCTTGAAAGGTACCAccagtatttcttttgttttctctaCCTCATATATATGCCTCATAATTAAAGACATTGCtctaattttgatttttagCTTCTGAAAATTGCAATCATATCATTTAACTGAATTGAATTTCCCATTTATCTATGCAGAAGAACAGTATCAAACTTTCTTTCTAGTGATTTCCGAGATAGGATAGATAGATTGATGGTATCTCGCATAGAAAGACAAACATGTCACAATGTCAGtcaagaagaagatgacgaCGAGAGCAGCTACGATAGAATGAATCAAATGGTGTCTTTCTTACAACAACGTAGCAGCCCACCAGTCACTGAAGAAGCAGAACAAGTGCAAGAACATGTACAGGTACAAGAACAAAACCAAGTCCAAGAACAAGTGCTAGAACATGTGCAAGTCCAAGAACAGGTGCGAGAACATCAAGACCATGAAGACGAGGAGATgacagaagaagaggaggagcaaGAAGAAGTGAAAGAACATGCACAGgtactagaacaaaaccaagtcCAAGAACAAGTGCTAGAACAGGTGCAAGTCCAAGAACAGGTACAAGAACATCAAGACCACAAGGACGAGGGGatgacagaagaagaagaggaagaagaaaatgatgacaactacgatgatgatgaagaatcaAGGAGCCTAATTAGTGGTCAGTTTCAAGAAGCTAGTGATTATTTTGACCGTGCATCATTGCAGCCTTCACCATCTCACTTTACAACATGGAGTTACCAAGATAATGAAGTTGGGGATGATTCGGACCAAGCCACTTCTCCATCTCCTCGCCAACGGTCATCCTTTCCATCTTACTATCCAAATAGTCCACAActttcaccatctccatcttaCAACACTAATCACCGGCAACATTCTCCCTCCCTCAGT
It encodes:
- the LOC112202699 gene encoding uncharacterized protein LOC112202699; translated protein: MASSQVEMASAPFGCVLRDHNRRDRCRESNARATIGVLQKNLKSLVRDHLCIAVSSNSGSNDNNSENQGRNKEPNKDENSNRNGEREDGSGSVMSPRHARVLDRWAFARQIVTKPIERQRTEEAEVVSVPNSAPSSTRTSTSAKEETLARTDSLADLTKKGVGASSLVQIWEKRLHKSESLKTNSNGNVISETSRSDSGVSCPENENENENENVIAPNASPSRVSEAEKAESPGEKAGDTIFSIEKTGDSVLDMEKARESIDESYDAGAVTDIEDSDRIAVNSRNLDSKEKEKVRVVDIIRRLTAQGPSSSLSEENANDNDQQFSSAHGSPCRDIPRELLRDRCSGVDQAEHRGLSHVISSPRIRGRQAFADLLMQMERDRHRELDALVNRKTVSKFPQRGRTRIQSLLRLRLLQRGVAFAGTDVPPLPPKASRMNKPAQGSSIMHLREKFRTSAEQGSAVQGDAPNPNSPHKEIIKNQSVNVDKSSTSNKPSENTPNREVNVMEQQKTFPVLRASEDVCEEATPSLHKSSTSNKPSESTPNREVNVMEQQKASPVLRASEDVCEEATQSLQKSSTSKKPSESTPNREVNVMEHQKTSPVLRASEEAIPSLHKSSTSNKPSESLPNREVNVMEQQKTSPVLRASEDVCEEVTPSLEVCFQETSSVSQSTLPNVSEDLGEVASPSPKVTWQDTSSVARNLGSQETADPTTPINGSNENEIWKGKGSVDRNLDSQETVDSTTSLNGRYGDDEIWKPTSSEARYLDSQQSADTRKPLSGGDGTGNEIWKGTNSEARNLDIHEAADTTSSLNGWNENAIWHGTSLEARNFDSQVDTTTSLVDWDENDDDYQYYGETNYDWISEISRPRSYWEDIRKSWYQEVLNSNSEKGEIHQLLERRTVSNFLSSDFRDRIDRLMVSRIERQTCHNVSQEEDDDESSYDRMNQMVSFLQQRSSPPVTEEAEQVQEHVQVQEQNQVQEQVLEHVQVQEQVREHQDHEDEEMTEEEEEQEEVKEHAQVLEQNQVQEQVLEQVQVQEQVQEHQDHKDEGMTEEEEEEENDDNYDDDEESRSLISGQFQEASDYFDRASLQPSPSHFTTWSYQDNEVGDDSDQATSPSPRQRSSFPSYYPNSPQLSPSPSYNTNHRQHSPSLSHPSMEMELLYDLRGHMIQLYQEMSELRKEIKSCVDMQMTVQQSMNQDVHSGQVGMKRNSSGLTKKGNCRICNEAKIDSLLYRCGHMCTCLKCAHDLQWNRGKCPICRAPIADVVKAYMDS